The window AGTAAACTCAAGAAACTCTCTCTTCTTCAAGAAGTTTTTTCCAAGTAAGATTCATTTCTTTTCTACTTATGGATTATTTGCTTACTGAATTTGCATTAAAaacttgtttttcttttaaaatgattcaaattattaCTTATTGTTGATTCTTGGTTAACTATGTTCAATGTTTAAATACCTTTTGTTCAACAAAAACCAGCTTTTAATGTCAGTTAAAGAAGCAAAATGAGCTTATTATCccctatatatattgatatattttgctTAACATGACActtctatatatatgtatgatttaGGAAACATTTGCAAGCTGAACTCTTAGATCATGGAGTCCTAACCTTGTTAAAGACTTGGTTAGAACCTCTCCCAGATGGAAGCTTACCGAATATTAACATCCGGGAAGCTATATTACAAATCTTACAAGATGTATGTATGAACTTGtgtataattcaaaatattattttgtcaaaataatgaatatgtttATATTGTCTTTTTTGGACAGTTTCCAATTGATTTAGAGCAGTCTGGCATAAGGGATCAACTAAAGAAGAGTGGTCTTGGAAAGGTCAGGCTTCATTTTGTATTCTGTGGGAATATTTATGAGTGATAActcaaattaagtttaaaattttgtctttttttaataaGCTATATATGATTAACTTCATAATAGAGAAAATTCATTAAAACACAACTTTAACTcgaaaaattaattgaattgcATCATTTTTTTTGATAGTTAACTTATGAGACTATGACTTTGTTCCATAAGGTTTGCAGCTAAACAAACATCCTTAATAaaattagttggttaaaatatggtacttatattattaagatgTAAGTATGTGACTTATATAtagtatttgtattttatttttaaaatttaaccgttttaatAATATGGGTGGGTTAACCAATAATCCGACCAAGTATCTATTTAGTCtcatttatattcaaattaatcactcGACCGATAAATTcgaattaaacatcattatatatacaatatatatgattataaggataaaagatttttttacttaaattttttgttggaatttatttttaaagactTTACTGGTTCAATCATTaccaaatttgttttttttctatatagGTGATTATGTTTTTATCGAAGTCAGATGAAGAGATCATGTCCAACAAAAGACTTGCAAAGGAACTGGTTGATAAATGggtaattgttttattttcccATTTATCATTTTTGTCTTTCTTCTTTACTGCAATGTCATTTTTCTCATAAATTTGTCTTGAAAATGAATGTTTGCACAAATCTATATTACTACTGACTAACTTCACCCATTAATGTGGTTCTTACAAGAGTATTGAAGTAATAGTTTGAGGTCTCGGTTTAGATTCTGAATGAAAACACCTTGATTGATTAAAGTTAAAGTTCAAAGCAGTGATGAGATGCTTAGTTACCCTCCTATTACTAACGAATATCCTTAATGGAGTGCAGTGTCGATCAATATTCAATAACAACGCAAGATTTGAAGACATGAAGAAGTACAGGGATGAGAGGATTCCATCTCGGAAGTCATCTAAAAAGTAGGGCTGTTATCcgattaattatgaatttttatttgttttttatataaaatttagcatatgtaatatatttgaaaatgtttttgaCAGGACAAGAATGAAATATAGGGATGATGATATTAACTTTGCTGAACTACCAAAGTAGGAATTTCATTGCTACTTACATATCCTTTCTTGCATGCATTTTCATTAAACTAAATTCTATTGGTTAAACTTGCAGGGGTCAAAATTCAAAACACTCATCCTCTCGGAATCATGTTTCAAGGCCTGAGGCAATGCCAATGGACTTTATTGTTCACCCACCATCTAAAGTTGACCCTGATTTAATAAGGGCATGCTCTAAACAAGTTGTTCAAGATCAAATTCGACTTAAGGTTTGGTTTTATACTCCTTTTTTCGATCAAGTTTACGAAATCTGATACCCGTATCAGAAtttgaaactaaatttagtcTTATATAGATTCAAAAGATATATAACATGGGCGCATTATTAAATTTATGCAGATACAAAAGAAGTTGAAGCAGTTGAAAGCACCTAAAAAGAAACAACTGCAGGCCAAAAAGTTAAGTGTGGAAGGTCGTGGGATGGTCCTTTAAGCCAGCCACATTGCTGGTTCATTACCTATTCTTATTTAtggattatttggattatttggatttttttgaataaattgattGATAGTTATGACTTGTGAACATAAAATGGTATGGTtcataacttataaaataatatcctAAAACTATTTGGAtgtttatcttaattaaatagtGTTGACTGATatgcttcttcttttttatatatgtttttaggCCTATGATTTTTATGTCTATGTACTttgaattcttttttaaaatgcttttattaattcttttttaaatgattttatattgaattttggaTGTCATTTTGTccttcttttcaattttttggttTATtcgtattatttttatatagataaaaattagGGTAATAGTTATTTTGCTCTTTGAacgttatattttgtttgagatatttttatttacactaacttttttttaataaaactcttTACATTATATCTTCCTCTAaactaacatatttataaacttcattgtacatttgtttttatttaattttattatattattgatatataacgGTTGgattttgggctcatattttatttgagtttatatattgtaatgtgTTTTAAGTCTTTATTGGACTTAAAAGTAATTGTTTAGTCTTTTTGGCTTTtaatgtactcctataaatagagacattgtaacttagagttacttggaccattattacatggaaaatcaatagaataGACGACTCTTCAAGAGTGTAGGTATCATTGGTCGAACCTCGtaatatcttgtgttctttattattctttaccactttatttctatattttctTTCATCGTATGTTTATATTAGATCTAATCTCAATAAAAATTTCTCTTAATAACTAGACACAGAACGAGGTTATATGTAATTATAATCTTTTTTATCAttacaaacaatattattaaaactttatttcgatttcttttattattattaattaaatacaatcttgaattttttaacttaattttaaatattattaaattaaaaataatatattttaaataaattatataaa is drawn from Impatiens glandulifera chromosome 3, dImpGla2.1, whole genome shotgun sequence and contains these coding sequences:
- the LOC124930503 gene encoding protein IWS1 homolog 1-like — translated: MAYNDPYLDGNRVPLMDVNDTGVKSENTFGYFNCGEDDGIDEDGVSKSRTLRRESDNDGAYKRESMSKDYGGEGSRKSDKTDRHCSNKVREQARDQANATIDSNSEVKDGEEEDEDLFKMRKKKKKHHRSAAEISMLIENVMAELEIAAEEDVELNKQSKPAISKLKKLSLLQEVFSKKHLQAELLDHGVLTLLKTWLEPLPDGSLPNINIREAILQILQDFPIDLEQSGIRDQLKKSGLGKVIMFLSKSDEEIMSNKRLAKELVDKWCRSIFNNNARFEDMKKYRDERIPSRKSSKKTRMKYRDDDINFAELPKGQNSKHSSSRNHVSRPEAMPMDFIVHPPSKVDPDLIRACSKQVVQDQIRLKIQKKLKQLKAPKKKQLQAKKLSVEGRGMVL